Proteins from a single region of Rana temporaria chromosome 5, aRanTem1.1, whole genome shotgun sequence:
- the ZBTB14 gene encoding zinc finger and BTB domain-containing protein 14 — protein MDFFISMSETLKYNDDDHKTVFLKTLNEQRLEGEFCDIAIVVEDVKFRAHRCVLAACSTYFKKLFKKLEVDSSSVIEIDFLRSDIFEEVLNYMYTAKIAVKKEDVNLMMSSGQILGIRFLDKLCSQKRDVSTSDENPSSPKNKYAYETSLKISRPVGETNDNQDDEVEEIGDHEDSPSDDTVEGTPQSHEEEKSPTSTLRVQEAILKELGSEEVRKVNCYGQEVEAMETTEPKDIGSQTPQALTYNDSINEVKDEQAQAWTTTGDMKFEYLLYGHREQFACQACGKTFTDEARLRKHEKLHTADRPFVCEMCAKAFTTQAHLKEHLKIHTGYKPYSCEVCAKSFIRAPDLKKHERVHSNERPFACHHCDKAFKHKSHLKDHERRHRGEKPFICASCPKAFAKASDLKRHENNMHSEQRKQVTSNAIQSETEQLQAAAMAAEAEQQLETIACS, from the exons ATG gattttttcatAAGCATGTCTGAGACACTGAAGTATAATGATGATGatcataaaactgtatttttaaagACCCTTAATGAGCAAAGACTCGAAGGTGAATTTTGTGATATTGCTATTGTGGTTGAAGATGTAAAATTTAGGGCACATAGGTGTGTCCTTGCTGCTTGCAGTACGTACTTTAAAAAACTATTCAAGAAGCTGGAAGTTGATAGTTCCTCTGTCATAGAAATTGATTTTCTGAGGTCTGACATATTTGAGGAGGTCCTTAACTACATGTACACTGCTAAAATTGCAGTTAAAAAGGAAGATGTGAATCTTATGATGTCCTCAGGCCAAATACTTGGTATAAGATTTTTGGATAAATTATGCTCTCAAAAGCGTGATGTTTCCACCTCAGATGAAAATCCATCttctccaaaaaataaatatgcttATGAAACCAGCTTAAAGATAAGCCGTCCAGTTGGTGAAACCAATGACAATCAAGATGACGAGGTTGAAGAGATTGGAGATCATGAGGATAGCCCTTCAGATGACACAGTTGAAGGAACTCCTCAGAGCCACGAAGAGGAAAAATCGCCTACTTCTACTCTTCGCGTTCAAGAAGCCATTCTAAAAGAATTAGGAAGTGAAGAAGTACGTAAAGTCAACTGTTATGGTCAAGAAGTTGAGGCAATGGAGACAACTGAACCTAAGGATATAGGGTCACAGACACCTCAAGCTCTAACCTATAATGACAGCATTAATGAAGTAAAAGATGAGCAAGCACAGGCATGGACAACGACAGGTGACATGAAATTTGAGTATTTGCTTTATGGTCACAGGGAGCAGTTTGCATGCCAAGCTTGTGGGAAGACTTTTACAGATGAGGCTCGACTAAGAAAGCATGAGAAGTTGCACACAGCTGACAGACCATTTGTGTGTGAAATGTGTGCCAAGGCTTTTACCACACAGGCACACCTAAAGGAGCATTTGAAGATTCATACAGGATACAAGCCCTATAGTTGTGAAGTGTGCGCCAAATCTTTTATCCGTGCCCCAGATCTCAAGAAACATGAGCGAGTACACAGTAATGAGAGGCCATTTGCATGCCACCATTGTGATAAAGCATTTAAACACAAATCCCACCTTAAAGACCATGAAAGAAGACACAGAGGCGAGAAACCATTTATTTGTGCTTCGTGCCCAAAAGCATTTGCCAAGGCTTCTGATCTAAAACGTCATGAAAACAATATGCATAGCGAACAGCGCAAGCAAGTGACAAGTAATGCCATTCAGAGTGAAACGGAACAATTACAAGCAGCAGCTATGGCTGCTGAAGCAGAACAGCAGCTTGAAACTATTgcttgcagttaa